CATTTACTTGTTTTCGAGCGCGCGGCGTTTGGCTTCGGCATCGATGGTCTCGGCGAGATCGGGATGCCGCGCCATCAGCACGCGGAAATCAACGAGGTCGAGCACGAGCAGCCGCGAGACCTTCACGGTCGTGACGTTGGCGCCGCGCAAATTGTTGCCGAGAAGCGCCATCTCGCCGAAGAAGGCGCCTTCGCCGAGTGCCACCTTCTTGCCGGGCAGATCGACTTCGACCTCGCCGGAGGCGATGAAATACATGCAGTCGCCCTGCGCGCCCTTCCTGATGATCATGGTGCGGGCAGGCAGGTCCATGGTGCGCAGCATATGGGTGACGTCGGCGATCGCGGAAGGGCCGAGCGCGGCAAAGAACGGCACCTTGCTGACGGTCTCCCACGTCTTGAGGAAATTGTCGCGGCGGGTCTCTGCTGCGAAGCCCGTCGCCAGAATACCTGTCCAGAGGCCGAACACGCCAAGGCCCGAGATCATCACCAGCGCGGCTACCATCCGCCCGAGCGGCGTCACCGGCACGACGTCGCCATAGCCGGTCGTCGTCAGCGTCACCACCGCCCACCATAGTGCCGACGGCACGCTGCCGAAGGTCTGGGGCTGCACGTCACGCTCCAGGAAATATTCAGCAACGGAGGCGAGGAACACCACCATCAGGAAGATCACGAGCACGCTGAGCAGCGGCCCCGATTCCAGCACCAGCACGCGGCGAAGCTGCCGCAGGCCCGGGATGCCCGGCACGACCTTGAGCACCCAGAGCACGCTGAGGAGCCATGCCGTCTTGGGTTCGACGCCCAGCACCAGCGCAACGGGCACTGCCAGCGCCCCAATCGCATCGACCAGCCCGCTCGAGGACAGCATGTAGAGCGCCAGCCGCTGCTGTCTTGCCATATGGCGCAGCCGGACCAGCCATTCGAACACGAAATAGGCCAGGCACGCCCACAGCAAGGCATTTGCCCCGTGATGCGCGGCTTGATAGGCCGGGTCGACCGTCAACAGCATCATGGTCACGACGCCGACCATGACCGCGACATAGGCCGCCGTGGTCATGTTCCGGCCGGCCGTCGCGGCCACGAATTTCGCCAGAGCGGGGATCAACGGCTTGGACATACGGGATTGCGGTCCGGTCTTGGCTGGATTGCCCGTCCCGGTTGGGACCGACGCGCCAAAGTGCCTGCGCGGGCGGGGGCCGTCAACGACAGGACGCTGACAGCGTTATCGGCGTCCGCCATGCAAGCCGCAATCCTGGGGTCGGATCGGCCGAGACCGTTACTTGAAATGCGGCGGCTCGTCGAAGCCGCGGCGGCTTGAGAAGAACAGCAGCGCCATCAGCCCGACGCCGACGATCACCGAGAAACCCGCGCCCAGCGCGAGCGCCACGTAACCTTCGGTCGGAATCGGCTCACCGTCGACGGACAGGGCGGAGTAAGCGAAATAACCGACGCCGGCGAGCATCGCGAGCAGGATGATGATGAGCAGTGAACGCATGGCCGATCTCCGGTTGCGCGGAGCATCAACGGTTGCAGGTCAAGTCGGTTCCAGGTGCGCGATGCCGCGCGCGGGTTCCCCGCGTCACGTGCGCGGCCGGGCCTCACGCGCTGTGTGCGGTCTTCACCACCACCACATTGGTGTCGTCATGCGCAGCCACCTCGCGCGCTGAGGCGTCGGTTTCGGCATCGCCAGCGTGCCGCTTCAGATGCTCGCGTCGCATGCCGATCTCGTCCCGGACGAATTCATAGCCGAGCTTGAACGTATCGAGCCCGTCGGTACTGATCGTGCCGTCCCTCAGTCCCACCACCGCTCTGCGCAGGATCGCTTCGAGCTCGTCCGCCAGGCACTCGAGCTCGTCGAGCGAATGGGCATGCTCGATGCGCTCGCCGACATCGAGGATGGCCGTGGACAGTTCGCTGGCCTTCTCCGGTGCGATCCTGGTGATCTTGGCGTAGATCGCCGCGAAGATCGAGCCGATGACGCTGAGCGCGCCGGCGCCCAGATACATCATGTCGCTGTATTTTTCCATGAACGACTTGGTGTCGTCGTTGATGTAGTCGGCCGCGCCCTGGTGCGCCATGACAAAGGCGTCCTTGTCGACGGAGGCCGGCTCGATCCGGGTCGCGAACCCGCTTTCGAGGCCGAGCCCGGACTTGTTCTCGTAGACGATGCGCGCGAGGTCGCCTGCGGTGGACAACGACATTTTCGACTGTGCGACCAGCAGCCATTCGAGCCCGATCGTGTCGAGATCGTCGTCGGGAATCTCCGGCGAGGTCGACAGCGTGCCCGCCGTCAAGGTCTCCTCGGAAATGCCGGGAATCTTGCGCGCCAGCGCCTTGGCCTCGTCGATGGCGTTCAGTGTGAAGCCGCCGCGCTTGGCGACCTGCTCATAGGCCTTGTCGCGGACCGCCTTCGAGGCGTGGACGACGGCGATCACCGCGGAATAGCCGCTCGCGGGCGCCAGCAGCTTGTCGAGTGTTACGCCCTGCGGGGCCATCTGCACGCGTGCCGCAGCGTCCGGCGTGTCGGGGACGTCGAGGATGCTGCGGACAAAGGCGAGCGAAGAGTCGTTCTCGGCCAGCACCGCGACCTTCTTCTTCTTCAATTCCGCGAGCGACTTGACCTTCTTGTTGCCGGGGCCGAGCAGCAGCACGAGATCATGCTCGAGGATGGCGAGCGCGCGCGCCCGCGACGGCACCTTGCCGTCGGTACGCAGGATGGCGAGGTCGGCCTGCTTGCGGTCGAATTGCGCAATCGCCTTGGCATTGTCAGGATTGTTGACGATCTTGATCCGGAACCGAGAGGCGTCATTCTTAAGCACTGTTGCGAGCTTTTTGGCGAAACGTGCCTCGTCGCTGTTGGGATCGCCGACTGCAAAGGTCAGGGTTTCCGAATTATGCAGCATGGCCCGGCCGCCCCAGACGGTGGCAAGCGACAGGATCAAGGTCAGCACGACATACAGCATGACCTGCTGCTGATTGGTCTTGATCACCTTCGGGCGCGACGGTGGGGGCTGCTCGGTCGATGACATCTGGCCTTCAGCACTCATGGCTGGCCTTATCCCGCTGCCAGGCGACGGCCGTCTTGCCGGCAAGGGCCGCCCGAAAATTCGTAAACACCTGAAAAAAGAACGATAATTCTCTGCTTGGGATGATAGCTAGCTCTCCGGCGGCAGAATGCAAATTTCGAGCCGCGGGTAACGTTACCGCGAGGAGAGGCGGCGGCGATCGGTTCCTATATCGTCGTTCGGTCACACCTTGCGATTTCCGGTTCCTTCCGGGGTGCATTCCGCCGCGAGAGATGTCATAAAAGCGCGATCTCGGCGATTTGGCCGGGGCCCAAGAAGAAGTCGCACTGAACGCTCCATTTTTTCTTCCACGTTCAATGAGGGCGTCCAGCTTTGTCGTTTCCACCCATGTCATCGGCGGTTCCGGTCGAAGCGCTCATTGGCTGGATGCTGCTGCTCACATTCAAGCACATCATCGCCGACTTCGTGCTTCAGACCGCCTGGATGGCGCACGGCAAGGACCAGAAGCATGGCTGGGCCCTGCCGCTCCTGGTGCACTGCCTGGTTCACCTTGCGGTTGCGCTACCGCTGATCCTGATAGTCGCGCCAAAATTCTGGTTCGTCGCCCTGATCGATTTCGCGATCCACATCACGGTCGACCGGGCCAAGGGGTTTGTCTCGGCCAATTTCGGCGTCAACCAGGAGCACCCCTGGTTCTGGACCCTGATCGGCGTCGACCAGGCGCTGCACCATCTCACCGGTTTTGGGCTGTCGATCTTCATGGCGGCGAACTGAGCCCGCAGGCTTCGGCGGCGTTCCGATTCGCAAGTGCGGAGAAAGACCCCGGGACACTCCGGCCCGTGTGGTTAACCTTTCGTTAGAGAATTGCGCAGCATCTTCGGCATACGAGGAGAATCGCAATGTTTTCAAGCCGAGACGCCTACGAAAGCGATTTCTGCCCGGTCCGCGACGAGCTCCTTGGCGAGATGTATCGCGCCAGCGAAAGCGGTCTGCCGAGACTGGTTGAGAGTGTTGCCCCCGAGGCCCGCGCCAGGCTGGCCCTGTTTTGCTACCGCCGCAGCCATCTGCATTCGCTGGCGGTCGCGATCGCGGCGAGCTGCACGGAGCGCGAACTGATCGAGAGCGGGGGGCGCGTCGGCTCCACGCTTTACGCGCTGTCGCGTGAAGGCACGGCCAAGGCATCGCCGTCGCCGTCGGGCAGCCGCAAGCCGATTACGCTGTCGACCAAGCCGCTCTCGGTGCTTGCGCCGCTCGAGGACGAGCTCGACGACGATCTCGCTGAAGCCGTTCCAGCCTGAGCTCTCTTTGTTGGCGCATGATCTCCGCGCCAACGTGTCCCGCGTTTGTCGCGAGGGAAAGCCGCTACGCACTTTGCGCTAACGCGGCCCTTCGGGTCCGGATCATGCGCTGGCCTCGATCACCGGCAGTCCGAACTTCCGCCGCGCCATCGCGCATTCGGCATCGCCGGGCATGCAGGTGCGACACACCTCCGGCCGCACGGCATAGATACCGCAGACGGTTGCATCCCCGATCTTTCCTTTCAGTGCCGAACAGCGATCGCCGTCGCAGCGCATGCCCGATTGCCGCTCGTTGACCAAGGCTTGCGGGATGGCTGCGAGTTCCTCCTCGCTCTCGATCGAGAAGCGCGGCCAATTCGCCGAATAGGCGCAGCAGGCGCCGCAAGCCTGGCAGAGCTGCGACAGATCGGTCGTGGAGTTCTGGTCCATGTCGCTCAAGTGGTCCTTGTCGCTCAATTGTCCTTCGGCGGTCCCCAGACCAGGCTCTGCCGCCACTTGGCGCGCAGCACGTCGCGCCGCTCCGGATATCTCTCGTCGAGATAGGTCGCATCCACCACACGATCGGTGCGGAAGCTGCGGAAATCGTTGCGCAGTTCGCACCAGGCTGCGAGCAGTCGCACGGCTTCGAGATAGCCGACCGCAATTGGCCAGATCGTGCGCTGGCTGTCGCGGCCCTGCTCGTCGCGATAGCGCAGCGTGATCTTCTTGCCCTCATGGATTTGCGTGCGCGTGCGCACCATGTCCATGCGGTCGGGTTCACGATTCCAGCTTGGTCGCGCGCGGCTTGCCGGCTCCAGGACGAAGGGACGCAGGCGCTCGGGCACGGTGTCGGCGATTTTCGCCATCAGATCCTCGGCGGCGCGCGCCAGCGCCGTGTCGGCGTGGCCGGCAACCCATTGCGCGCCCAGCACCGCCGCCTCAATCTCGTCGGGCGTCAGCATCAAGGGCGGCAGGTCAAAACCCTTTTCGAGGATGTAGCCCATGCCGGCCTCGCCGCGGATCGGCACGCGCTGGCCGATCAGCGTTGCGATGTCCCGATAGACGGTGCGCTTGGAGGTTTCGAGCTCGGCCGCGATCGTCTCCGCCGTCAGCGGTTTACGGCTGCGCCTTAAGACCTGGATGATCTGAAACAGCCGGTCGGCACGTCTCATGACACGTCTTCCGATTTGGCGCCGTTCAAAAACCGGCGCGCGGATGCTGACAGGATGTTGGCAGCAGGGGAGTTCTATACCGGGACAACACTTCGAATGAAGAGGATTTGTCCATGATGCTTCCCACCACCTTCAGCCAGGCGGGCCCGCTGTGGCGGGTGCAGGCCTTGCTGCAAACCTTCACTCTTGGCCGTCTCGGCGCGTTCGATCTCATGTTCGTCGACCTCCGTCTCGCGATCGTCGCTCTCATCGCGCGCTCGCTGCTCGGGGCTGCGGACGCCGTGGTTTGCCACGTCATGGGCCGCGCCTGGCAGGGGGCCCGCTTCACGCAGGATATCACGGCTGCTGCCACCACGGTGGCAGCAGCCGGTCGATAGGTTCCAACAACTGTTTCGGGGATCAGGAGCAATAGCATGATCACGCTTTACGGCTTTGGCATTGGCTTCGGCCTGCCGGAAATCAGCCCCTTCGTCACCAAGACGGAGGTGCAGTTGAAGATGGCAGGACTGCCCTATCGGAAGGAGCGGGCGATGCCGCCAGCTTCGCCCAAGGGGCAATTGCCGTTCATCGACGACGACGGCGAAGCAGTTGCCGATTCCACCTTCATCCGGGCGCATATCGAGCGCCGCTATGGTTTCGACTTCGATGCCGGCCTGTCGTTGCAGGAACGCGCCCAGGCCTGGGCGTTCGAGCGCATGATCGAGCATCACGTCTATTGGGGACTGGTCGGTGCGCGCTGGGTGGATCCGGTCAATTTCGCCAAGGGCCCGGCGCATTTCTTCGACGGCGCGCCGGAGCACAACCGCGAGAAGCTGCGCGAGGATGCGCAATTCCGCGTCGCCGAGAACTATCTGCTGTCAGGCCTTGGCCGGCACGCGCCCGATGACGACGTCGATCTTGCCGTGCGTTCGCTGTTTGCGCTGTCCGTGCAGCTCGGAGACAAGGCTTATCTGATGAGCAACAAGCCGAGCGGTGTTGATGCAACGGCCTTCGGCGCGCTCGGCGGAATTTTGACGCCGTTCTTCGAATCCAAGCTTCGCGAGCGCGCGGAAGAGTTTCCGAACCTCACCGCCTATGTCGACCGCATGATGGATCAGTACTATCCGGAGTTCGCCTGGACGAAGCTCCGGGAGGCGGCGTAAGGCGCATATCGCTTCCACAGGTTGGCTGCACCTCTCCCGCTTGCGGGAGAGGTCGGCGCGAAGCGCCGGGTGAGGCCTTTCTCCACGATGGGATTTGTTCCGGATATCTCGAACGATCCCCTACGCGGAGGCACCCTCACCCCACCCCTCTCCCGCATGCGGGAGAGGGAGCGCGGCAACCCCGGGGCTGCAACTCGGTTGTAAGCCAAAAAAAGAAAAGAGCCGGCCCTTGAGGGCCGGCTCTGATCGCCTTCGAGTGATGGGCTCTTACTTGACCAGCTTGTACTTGCCGTTCGTCACAGTGAGCAGGATGCGCGAGCGCTCGTCGAGGCCGTAGCGGTCCTTTTCGGTGAAGTTGTAGACGCCCTGGCTCGCGGCCAATTCCTTTTCCGACAGCAGGGCCTGGCGGATCGCCTCGCGGAATTCCGGCGTGCCGGGCTTGGCGGTCTTCAGCGCCGTCGGAATGATGCGCTTCAGGAGCTCGAACGCGTCGTAGGAGTGGCCGGCGAACTGGCTGCGGCTGTTCGGGCCGTACTTGGCTTCATAGGCGGTGTTGAGCGCGAGGCCCGGCTTCTTGGTCTGCGCCTCGTCCGGCTGGTCCTCCGGATCCATCACGGGTCCTGAAGCCATCAGCACGCCTTCCGCCGCCTTGCCGGCGATGCGGATGAAGTCCATGCTCGCCGCACCATGGGTCTGGTAGATCAGGCCCTGATAGCCGCGCTCGCGCAGCTCGGTCTGCGGCAGCGCGGCCGCGGTACCGGACGCGCCGACCAGGATCGCGTCGGGGTTGGCGGCGACGAGCTTGAGCACCTGTCCGGTCACCGACGTGTCGGGACGCGCGAAGCGCTCCTCGTCGGCGATGGTCATGCCCATCGGCCCAGTCTGCGCCTTCAGGTCGTTGAACCAGAGGTCGCCATAGGAGTCGGAATAACCGATATAGCCGACCGTCTTCACGCCCTTGGCCTTCATGTGGTCGTACAGCACCTTGCCTACGATCGGGATCGGCTGCGGCATCGCCACCGACCACTTCATGCGCTCGGGGGTGATCGGGAAGGGGGCGAGGCCGAAATGCGGAATGCCGGCTTCGTTCGCGACGTTGGAAACCGCGATCGTCGGCGGCGTCAACGCCGAGCCCATGATGATGTCGGCCTTGGATTCCGTGACGAAGCGGCGCGCATTGGTGGTCGCGGTGGTCGGATCGCCGCCGTCATCGAGCACGATCACCTTCAGCGGCACGCCGGCGATTTCCTTCGGCACGAACTCCAGCGCGTTGCGCTCGGGAATGCCGAGCGCCGCGCCCGGGCCGGTCGTGGTGGTGGTGATGCCGATGGTGATTTCGTTGGTCTGGGCCATCGCGGGCAGGGCCGGCAGGGCCAGTGTTGCCGCTGTTATCGCGACGCTCAAGTAAAACCGTTTCATTTATTCCTCCCTTAAGGTGTGTCTTTGAAAGCAGACTTTGTGATCGAATTCAGCCCCGTCTTTGGGCGGTGCGGCGATTTAGCTCCAGAATCTAATTGCCCACGAATTTGGCCACCATCTCCGGCGGAAACGGTGCGGATTTCAGCCTGTCGGGATTGGCCGGGTCGCGGCCGACGAGAACGCGGGTCTCGAAGGCCTCGATTGCCAGAGCCTCGCCCTTGTAGACGTTGTGCTTCACCTCGAAGCTCGAGCGCTTGATGCTCTCGATCTTCGTTTCGATGGTGATCCAGTCGCCATGGGTCGACGGGATGTAGAACTTCGCCCGCGTGTCGACCATGGGAATGCCGACCAGTCCGTATTTGTGGACCAGGTCCTGTTTCGAGAAGCCGGCCTTCTCGAACAGGACCGAGGTCGAATCGTCGAACATCGAGAAATAGCGCGGGTAATAGACGATGTTGGCGGGGTCGCAGTCACCCCACTGGATCTGAACGTCGCGCCGGTGAAAGAACATCCGTGATGGGCCCTACTTCGGCGCCATGCGCAGCGAGCCGTCGAGCCGGACCACCTCGCCGTTGAGATAGGCATTCTCGACCATGTGCAGCGCAAGCGCTGCGAACTCGTCGGCGCTACCGAGGCGGCGCGGGAACGGGATCGCGGCAGCGAGCGAATCCTGGGCCTCCTGCGGCAGGTTGGCGAGCAGCGGCGTGAGGAACAGGCCGGGCGCAATGGTCAGCACGCGAACGCCGAACTGCGCGAGTTCGCGCGCGATCGGCAGCGTCATGCCGACGATACCGCCCTTGGACGCCGAATAGGCGGACTGGCCGATCTGGCCATCATAGGCTGCGACGGAAGCGGTGTTGATGATGACACCGCGCTCGCCGCTCGCCTGCGGCTCGAGCTTGGACATCTCGGTGGCGGCAAGACGCAGCATGTTGAAGGTGCCGATCAGGTTGACCTTGATCACCTTGTCGAAATCGGCAAGCGCCATCGGACCATCGCGGCCGACCACGCGCTTGGCAACACCGATGCCGGCGCAGTTGACGAGCACGCGGGCCGGGCCGTGGGCCTTGGCGGCCGCCGCGATCGCGGCTTCGGCCGAGGCGGCGTCGGAGACGTCGCAGGTCACGGCGACGCCCTTGATCTCGGCCGCAACGGTTTCGGCGAGCTTG
This region of Bradyrhizobium sp. CCGUVB1N3 genomic DNA includes:
- a CDS encoding cyclic nucleotide-gated ion channel; its protein translation is MSKPLIPALAKFVAATAGRNMTTAAYVAVMVGVVTMMLLTVDPAYQAAHHGANALLWACLAYFVFEWLVRLRHMARQQRLALYMLSSSGLVDAIGALAVPVALVLGVEPKTAWLLSVLWVLKVVPGIPGLRQLRRVLVLESGPLLSVLVIFLMVVFLASVAEYFLERDVQPQTFGSVPSALWWAVVTLTTTGYGDVVPVTPLGRMVAALVMISGLGVFGLWTGILATGFAAETRRDNFLKTWETVSKVPFFAALGPSAIADVTHMLRTMDLPARTMIIRKGAQGDCMYFIASGEVEVDLPGKKVALGEGAFFGEMALLGNNLRGANVTTVKVSRLLVLDLVDFRVLMARHPDLAETIDAEAKRRALENK
- a CDS encoding TAXI family TRAP transporter solute-binding subunit; translated protein: MSAEGQMSSTEQPPPSRPKVIKTNQQQVMLYVVLTLILSLATVWGGRAMLHNSETLTFAVGDPNSDEARFAKKLATVLKNDASRFRIKIVNNPDNAKAIAQFDRKQADLAILRTDGKVPSRARALAILEHDLVLLLGPGNKKVKSLAELKKKKVAVLAENDSSLAFVRSILDVPDTPDAAARVQMAPQGVTLDKLLAPASGYSAVIAVVHASKAVRDKAYEQVAKRGGFTLNAIDEAKALARKIPGISEETLTAGTLSTSPEIPDDDLDTIGLEWLLVAQSKMSLSTAGDLARIVYENKSGLGLESGFATRIEPASVDKDAFVMAHQGAADYINDDTKSFMEKYSDMMYLGAGALSVIGSIFAAIYAKITRIAPEKASELSTAILDVGERIEHAHSLDELECLADELEAILRRAVVGLRDGTISTDGLDTFKLGYEFVRDEIGMRREHLKRHAGDAETDASAREVAAHDDTNVVVVKTAHSA
- a CDS encoding DUF3307 domain-containing protein; translated protein: MLLLTFKHIIADFVLQTAWMAHGKDQKHGWALPLLVHCLVHLAVALPLILIVAPKFWFVALIDFAIHITVDRAKGFVSANFGVNQEHPWFWTLIGVDQALHHLTGFGLSIFMAAN
- a CDS encoding YkgJ family cysteine cluster protein — its product is MDQNSTTDLSQLCQACGACCAYSANWPRFSIESEEELAAIPQALVNERQSGMRCDGDRCSALKGKIGDATVCGIYAVRPEVCRTCMPGDAECAMARRKFGLPVIEASA
- a CDS encoding YafY family protein, which translates into the protein MRRADRLFQIIQVLRRSRKPLTAETIAAELETSKRTVYRDIATLIGQRVPIRGEAGMGYILEKGFDLPPLMLTPDEIEAAVLGAQWVAGHADTALARAAEDLMAKIADTVPERLRPFVLEPASRARPSWNREPDRMDMVRTRTQIHEGKKITLRYRDEQGRDSQRTIWPIAVGYLEAVRLLAAWCELRNDFRSFRTDRVVDATYLDERYPERRDVLRAKWRQSLVWGPPKDN
- a CDS encoding glutathione S-transferase family protein; protein product: MITLYGFGIGFGLPEISPFVTKTEVQLKMAGLPYRKERAMPPASPKGQLPFIDDDGEAVADSTFIRAHIERRYGFDFDAGLSLQERAQAWAFERMIEHHVYWGLVGARWVDPVNFAKGPAHFFDGAPEHNREKLREDAQFRVAENYLLSGLGRHAPDDDVDLAVRSLFALSVQLGDKAYLMSNKPSGVDATAFGALGGILTPFFESKLRERAEEFPNLTAYVDRMMDQYYPEFAWTKLREAA
- a CDS encoding ABC transporter substrate-binding protein translates to MKRFYLSVAITAATLALPALPAMAQTNEITIGITTTTTGPGAALGIPERNALEFVPKEIAGVPLKVIVLDDGGDPTTATTNARRFVTESKADIIMGSALTPPTIAVSNVANEAGIPHFGLAPFPITPERMKWSVAMPQPIPIVGKVLYDHMKAKGVKTVGYIGYSDSYGDLWFNDLKAQTGPMGMTIADEERFARPDTSVTGQVLKLVAANPDAILVGASGTAAALPQTELRERGYQGLIYQTHGAASMDFIRIAGKAAEGVLMASGPVMDPEDQPDEAQTKKPGLALNTAYEAKYGPNSRSQFAGHSYDAFELLKRIIPTALKTAKPGTPEFREAIRQALLSEKELAASQGVYNFTEKDRYGLDERSRILLTVTNGKYKLVK
- a CDS encoding thioesterase family protein, encoding MFFHRRDVQIQWGDCDPANIVYYPRYFSMFDDSTSVLFEKAGFSKQDLVHKYGLVGIPMVDTRAKFYIPSTHGDWITIETKIESIKRSSFEVKHNVYKGEALAIEAFETRVLVGRDPANPDRLKSAPFPPEMVAKFVGN
- a CDS encoding SDR family NAD(P)-dependent oxidoreductase, which encodes MLLKDQAAIVTGGASGLGAATARKLAAQGAKVAVCDLNTKLAETVAAEIKGVAVTCDVSDAASAEAAIAAAAKAHGPARVLVNCAGIGVAKRVVGRDGPMALADFDKVIKVNLIGTFNMLRLAATEMSKLEPQASGERGVIINTASVAAYDGQIGQSAYSASKGGIVGMTLPIARELAQFGVRVLTIAPGLFLTPLLANLPQEAQDSLAAAIPFPRRLGSADEFAALALHMVENAYLNGEVVRLDGSLRMAPK